From one Anticarsia gemmatalis isolate Benzon Research Colony breed Stoneville strain chromosome 20, ilAntGemm2 primary, whole genome shotgun sequence genomic stretch:
- the LOC142981369 gene encoding uncharacterized protein LOC142981369 isoform X1, with protein MVTIVDDLDSLTLQEPIFKDVKYYVSGDVSERIMLLLQSGGAESTKYFSDYVTHLICGQNAEDTDIDEAQDIYQIPAVTEHWVLACARLKKLANPKPYSPHKNKIFINIVCCISKVSAADAKTLFALITYHGGKVKLNLDSQCSHLICGSAAGKKYHAALTLPSSKIKIVTPDWVLESIRARIQAVAEIFHPKLLVVPQPPPKAMDRISAITGFDFEEGIAKNEVPTQNMAENKDDSTQALLDKLKQRMPWNHPPASSSASVAPTTPISSMGYTSTSMPTSGIMSKSIPQGIVTQNVQIQGSQANSPLLQKFGQQNTIVSQANMQGMQNQQLNMQQQQQQQQQQQQQQYNQGQQQPHGLTAIQIQQQKMLQQRQLKMQMLQQQNKMGNQQNQPGFQPNVSVSQMSQMPGQLQQHIQGNQHHLQQNINQPPTTMSSAQQHIENISQMLSQSANNLQQQQNMAMKQSLSLSQQSASQAVQNIAQQLAQSTQNLQNAKLSQNLGQSQVINQQLITSGQQMSSQNQSLIQQQTVQSITNQQQNINMGVVSQGLVTSSQGQTGQGVQLNQLVGNSNQQNVLGQQIQSVQQTIQTQQNTNVPVQGAWRQQNIQMVQNVQGQHQIIRNPLVQSRTPQNQVILQQQIMQTQQQALINNQQPQLSPQHTIQQSNQQILQQPIGQQGQPINQTHHQILFQKQQLLGNSGQQQIVQASQQVLINQHTGQQQILVHGNQQVTLQGGQQIVSQSQIVHQGGQIVNQGGQQIITQGTQQVLSQGGQHMITQQGQQHQVVIAQSPQQIVTQSGQQILGQAVGQTQQVLTQMPQSPQAGGQLTAGGSIQQIITHGGAQQIVSPGGQQIVQGGQNVTWQQQQYLQRQQIAQPGTVGPRVTWSGGGRQLIHLDAQTHAQLQQMKPQERAVFVAQLQKRRQLSLQRAAAIAQQQPGVVAGSPGAPAPAGAQSVTFIRSQLTPGLAQQQQVQWLQQQGARAATIPAAAPAPPPQSPVGAPGVASPVGASPGAGGGVENQIQQLQLQRQQHYQRLQQLQAQRDHVAHHHKQVVSPGVTQHVVGGAPLAEQPVDAALLTPTTPDQQQIENTCVAGNALLVNPKTKTALANMLSIRLQGGAGGAEHEPSAAGTLRLMTAAHSRPAPPAAAPRLLLQHHPHPHPHHKVYAPPARPPPARAQFYGHNPNLKLPPDLFLLGCVFHIVEYDTTWGKERVARWGEAIQRRGGELEAAYCARVTHVLCETQKHGVVMQALRDAKRCVTAYWLSDAMLRRGVTPPWHALHLPAMYAARDRPARHHRAAISGWRDDERDRVTACIEHIGAKLTPYMTRDNTVLVCKRAEGNKYRRARDWGIPVVTAAWLTDLLLGNMSALSQVTTARETVAKLHYMLYWGIPVVTAAWLTDLLLGNMSALSQVTTARETVAKLHYMLYWGIPVVTAAWLTDLLLGNMSALSQVTTARETVAKLHYMLYWGIPVVTAAWLTDLLLGNMSALSQVTTARETVAKLHYMLYWGIPVVTAAWLTDLLLGNMSALSQVTTARETVAKLHYMLYWGIPVVTAAWLTDLLLGNMSALSQVTTARETVAKLHYMLYWGIPVVTAAWLTDLLLGNMSALSQVTTARETVAKLHYMLYWGIPVVTAAWLTDLLLGNMSALSQIENAKYQQFNLTSPFRMDYSLVSHLMNAWKMPINITQESHERAKRSAAAAGGRRAKRPRLMSPPPAAPPPGVAPQPPPLHLAPRVLFSALTPHQTNKLAAIVRQLGGLVVTSAAEATHLVMEKLVRTCKLVSCLVTVKHLLTPEWVLESQRLNKFADEAKHGLRDDTFNKMFKCDISEVLLCGEQRKKLFDGITFFLTPCVKPSRGALTEMIELCGGKVEKNRRSYVSINEMHTQKPYSYLVLTVPNDLHLVYYLLQSEKTLNVVCSTEVVLSAIMRQKLEIEDFLVKID; from the exons ATGGTAACGATTGTTGACGATTTAGATTCTTTAACTTTGCAAGAGCCAATTTTCAAGGATGTCAAATATTATGTGTCTGGCGATGTCTCGGAAAGg ATTATGCTGCTTCTGCAGTCGGGAGGTGCGGagagtacaaaatatttctctGACTATGTCACGCATCTAATCTGCGGACAAAATGCTGAAGATACCGACATCGATGAAGCCCAGGACATCTACCAGATCCCTGCAGTGACTGAGCACTGGGTGCTAGCGTGCGCGCGCCTCAAGAAATTGGCCAACCCGAAGCCCTACAGTCCTCACAAGAACaagatatttattaacattgtaTGTTGTATATCTAAAGTGAGTGCGGCCGACGCGAAAACCTTGTTCGCTCTTATCACGTATCATGGTGGCAAAGTAAAGTTGAACTTGGACTCTCAGTGTAGCCACCTGATCTGTGGTTCGGCCGCGGGTAAGAAATATCACGCCGCGCTTACACTCCCCTCGTCAAAGATTAAGATAGTTACACCAGACTGGGTGCTGGAGAGTATACGGGCGAGGATACAAGCTGTGGCGGAAATATTTCACCCTAAGTTGTTAGTTGTGCCTCAACCACCTCCGAAAGCTATGGACCGTATTAGTGCTATCACTGGGTTTGATTTCGAGGAAGGTATTGCTAAAAACGAAGTGCCCACACAAAACATGGCTGAGAACAAGGATGACAGTACACAGGCATTGCTGGACAAGTTGAAGCAAAGGATGCCGTGGAACCATCCCCCAGCCAGTTCTAGTGCTTCAGTTGCTCCCACTACTCCCATTAGCTCTATGGGATACACATCAACATCAATGCCCACCTCTGGTATCATGAGTAAGTCCATCCCACAAGGAATTGTCACTCAAAATGTTCAGATACAAGGTAGTCAAGCAAATTCACCACTATTGCAAAAGTTTGGTCAACAGAACACTATAGTATCACAGGCTAATATGCAGGGAATGCAAAACCAACAACTGAATatgcaacaacaacaacaacagcaacaacagcagcagcagcagcaatACAATCAAGGTCAACAACAGCCTCATGGGTTAACTGCAATACAAATTCAACAACAAAAGATGTTGCAGCAACGTCAACTGAAAATGCAAATGTTGCAGCAGCAAAACAAGATGGGTAACCAACAGAATCAGCCAGGGTTCCAGCCTAATGTGTCTGTATCTCAGATGTCACAGATGCCTGGACAATTGCAGCAACACATACAGGGTAATCAACATCATTTGCAGCAGAATATCAACCAGCCTCCCACTACCATGAGCTCAGCACAGCAACACATTGAGAACATCAGTCAGATGTTGAGTCAAAGTGCTAACAACCTCCAACAGCAACAGAACATGGCCATGAAGCAAAGTCTGAGCTTGAGTCAGCAAAGTGCCTCGCAAGCAGTTCAAAATATAGCTCAACAGCTAGCTCAGTCTACGCAAAACTTACAGAATGCTAAACTCAGTCAGAACTTGGGACAATCGCAAGTTATCAACCAACAACTTATAACATCGGGACAGCAAATGTCTTCGCAGAATCAAAGTCTCATTCAGCAACAAACAGTGCAATCTATAACCAATCAACAGCAAAATATCAATATGGGTGTGGTCAGTCAGGGGTTAGTGACCTCATCTCAAGGACAAACTGGCCAAGGTGTACAATTGAACCAACTCGTAGGCAATTCTAACCAGCAAAATGTATTGGGTCAACAGATACAGTCTGTACAACAAACTATACAAACTCAGCAGAACACTAATGTGCCAGTACAAGGTGCTTGGAGACAGCAAAACATTCAAATGGTGCAAAATGTTCAAGGACAGCATCAGATAATTAGGAATCCTTTAGTTCAGTCCAGAACACCTCAGAATCAAGTTATATTGCAGCAACAGATAATGCAAACTCAGCAACAAGCTTTGATAAACAACCAACAACCACAGTTGAGTCCACAACACACAATACAACAATCTAATCAGCAAATACTTCAGCAGCCTATTGGCCAACAAGGCCAGCCTATCAACCAGACACATCATCAAATACTATTTCAAAAGCAGCAACTGCTTGGTAACTCTGGTCAGCAGCAGATAGTGCAAGCTTCTCAACAAGTATTAATTAACCAACATACTGGCCAGCAACAAATATTGGTGCATGGGAACCAACAAGTGACATTGCAAGGTGGCCAGCAAATAGTGTCTCAAAGCCAGATAGTTCATCAAGGAGGTCAGATAGTGAATCAGGGTGGACAACAAATTATTACGCAAGGAACTCAGCAAGTTTTGTCACAAGGAGGGCAGCATATGATAACTCAGCAGGGTCAGCAACATCAAGTGGTGATAGCTCAGTCACCTCAGCAAATTGTTACGCAGTCTGGTCAGCAAATATTGGGTCAAGCGGTTGGGCAAACACAGCAAGTTTTGACACAGATGCCACAGTCTCCTCAAGCTGGGGGGCAGTTGACAGCAGGTGGCAGTATTCAGCAGATCATTACACATGGAGGTGCACAGCAGATTGTGTCTCCCGGTGGTCAACAAATAGTGCAAGGAGGTCAGAACGTCACATGGCAACAGCAACAATACTTGCAGAGACAACAAATAGCACAGCCAGGAACTGTCGGTCCTAGG GTGACATGGTCGGGCGGCGGTCGGCAACTGATCCACTTGGATGCGCAAACACACGCGCAACTGCAACAGATGAAGCCGCAGGAACGAGCCGTGTTTGTTGCCCAGTTGCAGAAGAGGAGGCAACTCTCATTGCAACGGGCAGCCGCTATTGCTCAACAACAG CCGGGCGTAGTGGCCGGATCACCGGGCGCACCAGCCCCGGCTGGAGCACAGAGTGTCACGTTCATACGCAGTCAACTAACACCGGGACTCGCTCAACAACAACAG gTACAATGGCTGCAGCAACAAGGAGCGCGTGCGGCGACGATACCGGCCGCTGCGCCTGCCCCGCCGCCACAGTCACCAG taGGTGCCCCCGGCGTTGCGAGTCCAGTGGGGGCGTCTCCAGGCGCTGGAGGGGGGGTTGAGAACCAGATCCAGCAGTTGCAGCTGCAACGTCAGCAGCATTACCAGCGGTTACAACAACTACAAGCACAGAGAGACCATGTGGCACATCATCATAAACAAGTT GTGTCTCCGGGGGTGACTCAGCACGTGGTGGGCGGCGCCCCGCTCGCGGAACAGCCGGTGGACGCAGCCCTACTCACTCCCACCACGCCCGACCAGCAACAaa TAGAGAACACATGTGTTGCAGGCAACGCTCTGCTCGTCAACCCGAAGACTAAGACAGCGCTGGCGAACATGCTGAGCATTCGCCTGCAAGGGGGGGCGGGAGGGGCGGAGCACGAGCCGTCGGCGGCGGGGACCCTGCGGCTGATGACGGCGGCGCACAGCcggcccgcgccgcccgccgccgcgccgcgcctgCTGCTGCAGCACCACCCGCACCCGCACCCGCACCACAAGGTGtacgcgccgcccgcgcgcccgCCCCCCGCACGGGCACAGTTCTACGGACACAATCCCAACTTGAAACTGCCGCCGGATTTGTTCCTGTTGGGCTGTGTGTTTCATATT GTGGAGTACGACACGACGTGGGGCAAGGAGCGCGTGGCGCGCTGGGGCGAGGCCATccagcggcgcggcggcgagCTGGAGGCCGCGTACTGCGCGCGCGTCACGCACGTGCTGTGCGAGACGCAGAAGCATGGCGTCGTCATGCAG GCTCTCCGCGACGCCAAGCGCTGTGTAACAGCGTACTGGCTATCAGACGCCATGCTACGTCGTGGCGTGACTCCCCCGTGGCACGCCCTGCACCTGCCCGCCATGTACGCGGCGCGGGACCGGCCCGCCCGCCACCACCGCGCCGCTATCTCCGGCTGGCGGGACGACGAGCGCGACCGCGTCACCGCCTGCATCGAACACATCGGCGCCAAG CTGACCCCGTACATGACGCGCGACAACACGGTGCTGGTGTGCAAGCGCGCGGAGGGCAACAAGTACCGGCGCGCGCGGGACTGGGGCATCCCCGTGGTCACGGCCGCCTGGCTCACCGACCTGCTGCTGGGCAACATGAGCGCGCTCTCACAGGTAACCACTGCGAGGGAGACAGTAGCTAAGCTACACTACATGTTATACTGGGGCATCCCCGTGGTCACGGCCGCCTGGCTCACCGACCTGCTGCTGGGCAACATGAGCGCGCTCTCACAGGTAACCACTGCGAGGGAGACAGTAGCTAAGCTACACTACATGTTATACTGGGGCATCCCCGTGGTCACGGCCGCCTGGCTCACCGACCTGCTGCTGGGCAACATGAGCGCGCTCTCACAGGTAACCACTGCGAGGGAGACAGTAGCTAAGCTACACTACATGTTATACTGGGGCATCCCCGTGGTCACGGCCGCCTGGCTCACCGACCTGCTGCTGGGCAACATGAGCGCGCTCTCACAGGTAACCACTGCGAGGGAGACAGTAGCTAAGCTACACTACATGTTATACTGGGGCATCCCCGTGGTCACGGCCGCCTGGCTCACCGACCTGCTGCTGGGCAACATGAGCGCGCTCTCACAGGTAACCACTGCGAGGGAGACAGTAGCTAAGCTACACTACATGTTATACTGGGGCATCCCCGTGGTCACGGCCGCCTGGCTCACCGACCTGCTGCTGGGCAACATGAGCGCGCTCTCACAGGTAACCACTGCGAGGGAGACAGTAGCTAAGCTACACTACATGTTATACTGGGGCATCCCCGTGGTCACGGCCGCCTGGCTCACCGACCTGCTGCTGGGCAACATGAGCGCGCTCTCACAGGTAACCACTGCGAGGGAGACAGTAGCTAAGCTACACTACATGTTATACTGGGGCATCCCCGTGGTCACGGCCGCCTGGCTCACCGACCTGCTGCTGGGCAACATGAGCGCGCTCTCACAG ATCGAGAATGCGAAGTACCAACAGTTCAACCTGACTAGTCCTTTCCGCATGGACTACAGCTTAGTGTCGCATTTGATGA ACGCCTGGAAGATGCCAATCAACATAACGCAAGAGTCCCACGAGCGTGCCAAGCGCAGTGCGGCGGCGGCAGGGGGGCGGCGCGCCAAGCGGCCCCGCCTCATGTCGCCGCCCCCCGCCGCCCCGCCCCCGGGCGTCGCCCCGCAGCCCCCGCCCCTCCACCTGGCGCCCAGGGTGCTGTTCTCGGCCCTCACACCACATCAAACCAACAAGCTAGCGGCTATCGTCAG ACAACTCGGCGGCTTAGTTGTAACATCAGCAGCAGAAGCAACACACCTAGTTATGGAGAAACTCGTAAGAACGTGCAAATTAGTCAGCTGTTTAGTCACAGTGAAACATCTACTCACTCCGGAGTGGGTGCTCGAGAGCCAGCGACTCAACAAGTTCGCCGACGAAGCGAAACACGGCCTGCGAGACGACACCttcaataaaatgttcaaatgCGACATATCCGAAGTATTACTATGCGGGGAACAGAGAAAGAAACTATTCGACGGTATCACCTTCTTCCTCACTCCTTGCGTGAAGCCTTCCCGAGGTGCCTTGACGGAAATGATCGAGCTATGCGGCGGCAAAGTCGAGAAGAACCGACGTTCTTACGTGTCTATCAATGAGATGCACACGCAAAAGCCTTACAGCTACTTAGTACTGACTGTCCCGAATGATCTACATCTAGTTTACTACCTTCTACAATCTGAAAAGACTTTGAATGTCGTATGCAGTACTGAGGTGGTGCTCTCCGCCATTATGCGTCAAAAACTCGAAATAGAAGATTTTCTCGTTAAAATAGACTAG